Sequence from the Tenrec ecaudatus isolate mTenEca1 chromosome 6, mTenEca1.hap1, whole genome shotgun sequence genome:
AATTTgaccatcatcactctcaccctGTTGGATTCTCATCTACAGACGCCTATGTATTACTTTCTTAGGAACTTCTCGGTGTTGGAAATATCCTTCACTACTGTGTGCATCCCTCGATTTCTGAGCACCATCATTACTAGAGATAAGTCCATTTCATACAACAATTGTACCGCTcagttgtttttctttattttcatggGAATAACGGAATTTTACCTACTAACTgccatgtcctatgaccgctatgtcgCCATCTGCAAACCCCTGCATTATACAACCATCATGAACAAGAGAGTCTGCGTGCTACttgtcttttgtgcttggctgacGGGATTCTTAAATATATTCCCTCCAGTAATTCTTTTTCTCCAGTTAGATTACTGTGGCTCCAATGTTATCGATCACTTTGCCTGTGACTATTTTCCGCTCTTGCAATTATCCTGCTCAGACACATGGCTCCTGGAAGTGATTGGATTTTACTCTGCAATAGTGATTCTACTTTTCACCTTGGCATTGATCATTCTGTCATACATTTTCATTATTAGAACCATTCTGAAACTGCCTTCTGCCACTCAGAGAAAAAAGGCTTTCTCCACTTGTTCTTCACACATGATTGTCATTTCCATCTCTTATGGGAGCTGCATCTTCATGTATGCCAACCCTTCAGCGAAAGAAAAGGCATCCTTAACCAAAGGAGTGGCTATTCTCAATACCTCTGTTGCTCCTATGATGAATCCCTTCATATACACTCTGAGGAACCAGCAAGTGAAGCAAGCGTTTAAGGACACAGTCCAAAAGGCTATATTTTTCACTGGTAAATGAATTTCTTAGTAGCATTAAGAGAATAAAGTTCTTGCCAATGCCATCTCTTATGCTTACACTCAGAAAGCTCTGTTATTTTCGTTATAGTTATGTATTTCTACTTTTCttaatttacaaattataatGTACTCAATAGATCCACCCAATAACTTTGATAAAGCTGAATATTGACCAAAGATtctgcatatataaatatttcattCAGATATATTTGGTTTACATAAAATTGGTATTTTTATTCATCTTTGTAGCTCAGTCCTTAGATGATATGAACAGGATCATTTCACATTATATAAAGGAAAAATGACTAATTTCAGTATGGTAGCCTTTTGTAATATGAAGTAGTGTTGAACTTTTAAGAATCTTACAAAAACCCAATAGATGTTATCTTATTCTTTTTTTGTCCCTAGAAGTTCCAATGACAGGTGTATGTTAACACATAATGAATGGTATCTGATTTGAACTTTGTGTGAATACGTATTAAAATCTCCAAGATTCTACTTATAATTGTTGCGTTGCCATTGTTCTAGCAGATGCTAAAGAAAGGGACCCTGGCAGCAGCGAGGGAAAGAAAGGAGCCAGAAGTAgagcacaaggaagggatggatGCAGGGTGGTACTGAGTGAGCTCGGCCCCTCTGGCTGTTTGGTTGCCTGACTAGCAGGAAGGGTTTGTGCCTCACAGCTCCACCTTCCTCTCTGCACCTGCCCACAGAGGCAAGTGTTAAGTCTTTGGTCTCACCTGTCTCTATATTGTCCATAGTTCAGTGCAGAAAAGTCTGGTATGTAAGCTATCAGttgaaataataaacaaaaacataattattttcttttaaaaataaggatatacctgtgaatatatatatatatatatatatatatatatatatatatatatatatatatatatatatatatactctctgtccctctctttatttctctgcctctctctctatgtgtgtgtgtgtgtgtggtattgaGTACCTTGTCTGACAATACATTTATAAAGAAAAACCTGTTTAATTAAATATAAGTGTTGAGTCTATAATATTTTCCTCCAAGAAAAAATGGGAAATCTCGATTCATAAatgaaaaatctttaaaatataaattaatataagTTAAAATATGATCTCAAATAGAATTGGTTTGTTTTATGAGAGACATACAACATTAAGATACAAGGAAACTCTATCAGAAAGTATGTGGAATTCTTCCCACGTAGCAGAAATAATattagtatatatttttaattactgTGAAATCCAATAACCACAATTAATTACTGTGAAATCCAATAACCACAATTACAAAAGGATGGTGAATGATATGGAACTATTTAAAAGTTCTAAAATATTATAAGGCAACATATATTCAGATTCTTTATACCATTTATAGTAGTAATGATAGTAGTAAGAACACAAATCaatctttttttataaattattttagctTTGACCTgtttaatgtttttaaatatattggCTCATTTAATCATTCCAACAGCTTTATGAGATATCTAAAATTAGTATTCCCTTATGGTGAGAGGTTTTTCTATAAATAAATTAAGTACCTCCAATATATAAAAGCAGGGAAGATGCCGTTTCTTTAGTTAGGCGTGCGTCAACATGGCTGGGTcaaattctcagtagtttggccatCACAGCGTAGGAAAGACTCCTGGTGGCCTCATGgctacaagttggactgctaaccacgatgTCAGCTCTGtcccagaaagatgaggctttctactcctataaaaagttacagtcttggaaagcagcaggggcagttctatcgccatcatatagggttgctctgagtcagaattgactcaagggtagTGAAGTTTAATGTCCCATGCATGATGATACCCAACAGAGTGGACTCAATTCCGTAATGTAATCTTCTGTAAGCAGCCAACCAATAGTAAGAAGGGCAGGGTGAACCTTACTCTGGCCAGTGCGCTGATGACATTCCCTGGGTGTGATGTAAggttgtggtgggggtgggagtgggggtggtatACTTTCTATGCAAGTAGACACTGTGATAGCCtttctgctgggtctggatcctgcatacgGTTCACTGGCCTCCAGTTCCTACTTGAGCCAAGTACCTGCTTGCTGAGCCTGGGAGCAGTGGCCTCTCATGGGACCTGCCAACAGTGGGTGCATCCTCCTCTGCATCcagcctgcggtcttcctgccttttcttcctgcttcctggttcctttTCCTGTTCCCtggcttttcctcttttttatcaATCTCCACAGATGAACACAACTCAGGAAAAGGCTCCAGCTTTGCATTAAATCCACAGAGTAGAATAGGACTCGATAGATTCTCACCTAATAGCTCTGAGATTTAAAATGTATGTAATTTTTCTATTGAATGCTTGGTCTGCTCaccacaagatcggcagttcaaactcaccaggcacCTCCTAAGacaaacatgaggctgtctgtacTTTTTGGACCCTTCTTCATCTACCCCTCTAGCAATCTACTGATCCACTAAgcatgtttatttgttttgctttatttctcCAGAAGGACAAATAAAGAAATTGTCTACAATGTAGCTTTTCAATTTTATGTCACAATGTTGTTTACATACATGATTATATTTATCATTAGTTAATGCCATTGTTTTCTATGTATTATCTAATTGAAAACGTTAAATCTCTAGTATTTGGAATTTATAAtcatttatatttcattttagGTTAAAGGtttctgatttttgtttgtttttttaaataatcaaagCTCTATTTCCTAATTCGTCGTCCATTTGATATATGGAGTTAAAAATGCAAAGACTTGACTATGTATAAAGAAGAAACCTGTAGGGGAGAAAAATTCAATTTATTCTTActaaaatcaacaatagaaactgGTAAGATTAAACTCCTTCAAATGCAAAAATGTGGGGGATGGGAGGAGAGCCATAATCATGTCAAGTTATGATTCTTACAGGTTGCAATGTATTTTTAATACATTGAAttcaatatatttttcataaCACTATGTTAATTGATggcttttttcccttttaaagatAATTTGCTACTCATTAATAGACTCTTAGGGGCTAGTTTCACTTGAAGATTTAAAGAGTTTTTACAGAAATATTCTAAATGATTTCACCAAACTCAGTTCAGCAAATATTTCTGGATTCTTTTAGAATTTATTTCACTCATTCTAACTCAACCCATTTAATATGCCCCTGATCATAACACTTaatcatgagagtgggacaacaTTTAATAAAGCCTTATGATAATAAAGGTAGGAGCTCATGGGGACAGTTAGTCCTAAAGTCAAGCTCCTTTTCTGATTCTTGGGATTAATTCTTTCTCTTTACttacaaatataaaataatagttttatGTTAGATTCGTGTTCATAAGCTTTTAATACTCCAGATGCTGCATACAAAATTTGGAGGTAGAACATATTATTCCAATTGATTGAATTCCATGAAATCTTGACCCTAAAGCTTCAAGTTGATAAACTAATCGTGCAAGGTGATTGATTTTGTCTTGGATGTTTCCATATCTGCAGCCCCACTTCGTTCTACTCCATATATTTTTAGTTGCTGTTAGCTGCACGATGCATAACCACTTtgacaccagggttcctcttaaaagaaaaactagtaaacattattatttaaatttacacatCAACCATTAAAGCCTCAAAAGGCTAATGGCTAAATGAGCCCAAATCACTAGAGAGATTCCACCAACTACTTTGATATTGATAAAACATGCCATCAAAATTGCTATTGGAAcgagaaagttggaaacaaataggaAGGATTGGTGGTTAGAAAAtgtggctttggtgatagaaacgaagcgGGAAGTCACATGATCAAAATGTTCAAGACTAACAACATCATTGCTGCAAAGGCCTTTTTCCAAGGACATAAACACTGAGCATGCATGTCGACCTTGTCAGGGAGAGTGCACGGGAATATGTTTGACTAAATTGGTGATAAGAATGAATGCTAAAACTCACCGCATCAAACAAATCAAGGCCAGGCGCTAAATAAAACAGACCATCATTTGCTCAGGTGTAAGTTCTGGCTGAAGTAGAAGATAATGAAAGCAAGAACGTGCGACAAGGTTCAGCCGAAGCTTATCCCATTTGAGTTTAAAGGGCATCGAAAGAACAAGTGCGGTGCAGTGTACAAGAATCGCAGAGAAGCAAGAGAGCTATTAGATACCATAAAGAACATCACACATGGTTATTACAAGACTAGTAAGAtataaaatgcaaaaaattcaTGTCAGAAataactctgaaacttgttcttgaatatGGAGTAAAGCAGATTGAagacatgggggagggaaggctgAACTGAAAATTACAAAGGGAATATTGAGAAGACacagtaaattatttttaaaatatgccaaGATCTAAAGCTAGAGAGTTGAACAAGAACACTCCGGGTGATAAACTGGGTCCTCTAGGGATGCTAAACCAGTGATGCTCACACTGTTGCTATTGAATGCCtttcagtcagttccaactcagagtgatccaatataaaacaaaaccgcatcctcacaattgttctgatcaagcccattattgtagccacaGTATCAATCCCTCTTGTTGAGGGTGTTTTATGCTCTTATTCTCTGCCCCCTTgcatttactaaacatgatgccgTTTTTAGGGACTGGTTTCTGATAATAAGTCCAAGGTACTTGAAGTCTCACATTTTGCTTCTAAAGAGGATTCTGGTTAGACTTCATCCAAAACAGGTGTGTTAGATTTTTTTGGTAGTCCTTGATACTTTGAATTaaggttctggtgaagaatatttatttaatacattaattcttcattgatcttccttagtcaatatccaactttcacatgcatataagacaaTTGAGAATCTAATGATTACATAAATGGAGTAAAGACTAAGAgaagggatcttcatttgctgatagggcatgactcatggTGCAGAGATAGATGCGAAAACCTGCTAATGACTgggacttggaatgtgtgaagtatgaatataAGAAAATTAGAAGTATACCAAAAATTAGATGCAATGCCTACAGAtctatatcctaggcattaagAGTGAGCTAAAAAAAGACagggcattttgaatcagaaaatcttatggtttactctaccaggaataacacaatcaagataaACGGAATgacattcattgtccaaaaggacaCTGGAAATTTCcaacatgaagtacaatgctacctTAGAAAGAAATATATCTATCTGCATTTGAGCAatccaataaatacaaatattagTCAAATTTATGCAGCAACCACACGATTTATTGATGAAAAATTGAAGACTTCTATCAATGACTGCAGTCACACATATATAACACATATAATCAAGATACATTGCTAATTATTGCACATTGCAAAGGTTGggaacaaacagaaagaaacagaggTTAGAAAATATGGACTTTGTGATAGAAGCAAAGCAGGAGATGGCATTATCGTAGTTTTCAAGATCAAGTATTTGTTCAGACTAAACGTATTTTTTCAACAAGCAAAGGCTACCAAATTCTTGGACTTcaccacagggaatacacagagatCAATTTGACTACATCTGTTGGGAGAGATGCTTGCGAAACTCAAATCACAATCTAAAACCAGGTGAGCTGACCAAGAGTTGCTCTTACGTAAAGTCAAgttaaaggtgaagaaaattaaagcaagtacaTGTGAGCCAAAATACAGCTTAAAGTCTGTCCCACCTAAATAGATTGATCCATTGAATATTTATGACAGAAGGCTATTAACAACTTTCAAAATAAagatgacacatccttgctttctgaaagggaggaggactggaGGCACTTGCTAGTGAAGAGCAACGATTGAAGTCCTCAGTATGTATTACAGCACAATGTCAACtagaaccaaatcctcacaattggaccaagcgATAACTTCATGAAATAAGGAAACAGGGTGtagttgtcaaatattttctcttgctgggatccacaatcaatgttcatagaagcagcattcaagagcaCACAAGATGCTTTAGgtaaaatttgctgcacaagacctctttagggtctTGAAAAATAAGgacttgatgagctgtgaaaGGACATAAAGAGAAGACATGAAGGATGCAAAGGGTCATTTAAAATATGGGGTGGGAGGAGAACAGTTTAAAGTGGAGTTAGAAGTGACTCTGAACTTGCTATTAATCTAACATTAGttaaagcaactggaagaaaAGATTAAGCCAACGAGCTGAATAGAGGATTTCAtagggaagaagcagtcaagagatcaaaagacattgcaTTGAGTATATTTACTGCAcgagacctttttagagtatttaAGAGCAAGGACGAAGGTGggtcagacccaagccatggcattttacaTTCCCTCATATTCACATGAAcagtggatattgaataaagaataccCAAGAAGGATACATGTATTTGAAATGTGGTACTGGAAAagagtattgaaaatatcatggactgctacaaggacaaattttctgtcttggaagaagtatggacagagtattccttagaggcaaggatggcaagacgttgtcttacatactttgaacatgttgtcgggagaggccAGTTCCTAGAGAAAGCTATCATTCTTGGTGGAGTGAAggggaaggaaaaagagggaggccctgaaAGAGACACCTTGACCCTGAGGCAATAACAAGGGACTCAGGTGGAAGGACAATGAGGAAGATGATGCAGGGCCATGCATTGGTTTGTTCTGTGTGtataggtcactatgggttggaccttactcaatggcaccaaacaataataaggaATTGATAtcctatcaattgaaatgtttaaacaaaCATATGCAGTGCTGGAAGAACTCACTTATCGATAACAAGGTCTTTGAGAGATAACTACCAGGCTAACCAACTGAATACCTACACCAAACTCATTCTCATCAAATCAACTCCTACGCAGAGTGATtcttatttgtgcctattccaaaagaAATCACCAACCACAATGCatcaattatcaaacaatatgatTAACACTACATGAAATAAAATTATGTTGAAATTAATTGAGAAACTGTCACAATAACCCATTGGTATTgaagtatcagaaattcaaagtgGTTTTAGAAAAGGATATAGAATGAAGCATATAATAGTTATGTCAGATTGATCTTGACTGAACATCTGCAAAGATATTCGACTTTGTGAGTCATAACAAACCATGAATGTTGCAATGAAAGGGACACCTACATTGCTCGCATGGAATCTGTGTGcgtagaacagaacaaggggatcatttgaggtttaaaataaggaaatgcgtgtgtcaggattgtttgctttcatcatacttattcaatccatatacttattcaatccataCAAAGAGAAGATAATTAGAGAAAGTGGATTATATGAATAATAAGGTGGCATCAGAACTCAAAAACTAAGTAATAACCTACAACATACAAATgacaccttgcttgatgaaaggaaagaggactggaggtacttgctgatgaaaatgaaagattacagccttcagtactaATTACAACTccatataaaggaaacaaaaatctggacaactggatcaatagacatTATGATTTAAGTTGTGAAGTATTCCATTTTACTTGGTTCCTCTAtacatgctcatagaagcagcaaccTACAAATCAAAGGACtactgcattggggaaatctgctttaCAAAGCTCCCTAAAAGTGCTAAagaggagcaccaggttgaagtctggtcaacCCAGTGATCCAAGATGTGAAAACAAcatcccggcatggagtagggaacccgtCGAAAGGTCTTTGATAAGAggtgtacgaacccccaataaaatgatttttaaaatacacaaaaagcaaaaaacaaaaacaacacaaaaaagtgCTAAAGAGGAAAGATATCTCTGAGAATGAAGTTGTACTTGACCCAAGCTATTGTCAatgacttcatatgcatgtgatagcTGGGTAATGATTAAAGAAGACTGGGAAtctttgatatatttgaattatgatgttgagcAAGTACATTCAAAGTACTATGGAATGCCAAAATAACTAATCTGTtgtaggaagtacagccagaatgtgcttTAGAAGCTGGGATGGAGAGATTTCATCTGAGGTAGTTTGGACATAATCCAGAGAGACCTGGAAAAGGAAATCATTCTAGTAAAGTATTGAGTCAGTGTCAAAGAAGAGACACCCAaacagatggattaacacagtcgcTGCAAAACAGGCTCAAACCTAAGATTTGTGAAGATGGAAAAAGATCTGGCAATGCTTTATTCTACTGTGTGTAGGAGACCATACGTAAAAACTGCTTTGAAAATCAGCAATGATCTGTGACTTGAACATTTACAATTACTCATTCATTATGGACACCAGCATAGTATAGGGTAGTGTAGTATAGTATAGCATAGCATTGCATAGCATAGCATAGTACATCTGGGTCtactgtttttgtgtgtgtgtgtttttactgGTTAGTCAAGTAGTGGTTATGAACTCCCCATAGTTGAAAAATAGTGGTTCTTGAGTCCAGCAGGAAAATGACTGCTTCTAACCACATTCCAGTTTAGCAGCAGGCAAGAGGATTTACAaccgtggttctcaaacttcctaatgccttgaccctttaatagagtttctcatgttgtggagaccccccaccataaaaatcataactgtaattttgctactgttatgaatcaaaatgtaaatctctgatatgcagggtggattttcagtgttacaaattgagcataattaaagcatagagaTTAATTATAAAactatattaaattatatattctgaaatatttatttctaattacaagtaaatgaaattttgtcttaaagtatGGATTAGCATGgggaacagtcttaatataacaacagtaaactacattgctacattttgtcacagtatgcataaaaagtcAGTCAGTGTGAAgactgagatagtttctttctgatCAGATCaaaaattctcagggcagtctttgtaAGAGCACAAGGATAATCATCTTCCACAAGAAATCtaattctgtatttagacttgataaccaacaagctggaaaaccctgtttcacaaagatatgttgttggaaatggaagaagcagGTGCAACACACTCTCAGACAGATCAGGATCTGACTGAAAACGCTTGAtcaagaattttgtaactggcattggagagaaatcagttctcactgcatcacTGCTAACGAGTTCAATGACCTCCTCTTGTGCtgactcaggaacatcttcaactttgactatgAATTGGcccctggcaagtgcaaatgggctGTCAGATAGAttcagaaagtaaaatgaaattttcatcggcaagcatgtgcaagttttCATTCAGAGAAAGTATTATCGTAATCCTTTTTCCTGGTTCAATGTcaggttcctcaaagaaagcaggtaaggtaggcaacatgtaaattttattttcatccaatcttTTTTACCAAAGCTGATGTTTTATTTTGAatcatcagatcttttcagacaaatccagGCATGTTgcttttggtccttgcagtgatacctttaactcattcaagatagcAAAGATgttaaccaagtaagctattttctgcacttcaattgtatcactgaaaagtgctttcaACTGcagcttgctttctgattaaaaaatgttgagttcatcatgaagctccTACACAAATTTTAAATCTTTTCCTCTCGACAGCCATCTTACTTCAGTATGAAATGACAGAGCATTATTTGGTGCATCCAACTCATTGCCCAGTTgca
This genomic interval carries:
- the LOC142450956 gene encoding olfactory receptor 6C3-like, which produces MRNRTIPTEFILLGLSDDPDLQVVIFLFLMMTYILSVTGNLTIITLTLLDSHLQTPMYYFLRNFSVLEISFTTVCIPRFLSTIITRDKSISYNNCTAQLFFFIFMGITEFYLLTAMSYDRYVAICKPLHYTTIMNKRVCVLLVFCAWLTGFLNIFPPVILFLQLDYCGSNVIDHFACDYFPLLQLSCSDTWLLEVIGFYSAIVILLFTLALIILSYIFIIRTILKLPSATQRKKAFSTCSSHMIVISISYGSCIFMYANPSAKEKASLTKGVAILNTSVAPMMNPFIYTLRNQQVKQAFKDTVQKAIFFTGK